From the genome of Mycobacterium dioxanotrophicus, one region includes:
- a CDS encoding DEAD/DEAH box helicase — MVDEFRDKCVRVYKEDRNRVEEDAGKERGIAEGGYGRKQIQELVQNSADALQGAPGRIQVSLTSDALYVANEGHPFEDAGVRALLYTHLSNKTGAEIGRFGLGFKSISGISDSPQIFSRSVSFEFSRRQSAAELSRELDRHYEPSEVPALRLAWTLNPAVEFFADAVLADLAAWAATVVKAPLKNGVAAQLSAEIEEFDESFNLFAPHVRILDLVDAVTGRERHFKAAKSGNRVTLTTEDGDRQWLVVSTEHKPSLKALESAGHAARRNSVTVSWALPLTGRVELGQLSAFFPVKSDLTLSGRVNAPWKLSDDRINVIECEFNYEILTEVVPQLVVAARKDLIADGAFGRYIDVLPARGKESRSWADKVVNEPVFQALRDSRCLPDLDGQLRAPSALQRIPDDVAELAGRWLAVTGNRGAWVHPDCTTSTERRSKVDRLLQDDDRIKQPGRVLHWLQSVVAEPQAARSGAAIELAAELVRKGGNVEMDVRDARIVLLENGSLAQPVRGRCFLRTSPAQTGRSFVAEAVARGASTVDALKHLGITAYEDGGEMLQLLTELRHTGKVDWDELWIAMRGSGVQQVHEAFDGVLAGKAAKVIRVRNGHGRWVLPEGLYYAGECLKPLKEDGAYLVDGDYHAADHEILYLLGVRSRPSRSAAGSSEKWVSQYQGVVRERLGDELGLGLQARLGIEIAGVDAVLGPLGCLPDLSVTNRLALSAAVINDVEVSRVRVTHPNVPKTARYVAPELWWVRQHGMLQSSLGAVPVAEAFIAEVPGVPEGLIPCVSQMVLSSDAERVLGLKREMADLDPSGFSSLVQIHVKRDDVLRVGQTYAWWCWTHQEAEPPDRLWVWRDGQWIEEDRKAVAVVHRKESYDELGEFGVACVLVDSIEDVHTLSELWGCLEGRDLPVTYSYETSAEPELLIDVFPVLDTLPGADELQGLVLQKCLSIRKVAAVPGQPAVQVVCDAGRESDTILVTGTTDREILKQALECLLYDNSDRRVDLLLKDMEQRRNSARIRAIRNASSDAERLLMFAGEERLRTLVPKDALTYLVNDGLLEPHGLDLAELCVTMLGVRALERACRVDPNGLPVPAPSTWAGSFNTRAWVKRLGFGEEWAGRKARQRNKPTEYIDGPTQLDELHDYQQVVSQRLTDLLRGVGPRRGIVSLPTGAGKTRVAVQTVIQAIRDGSLDGLAHGTAFAGPILWLADGEELCEQAIDAWSYLWRALGRQDTQLILSRFWANYDMEEELAGVQVVVATWQKIKASAVDNVDYAWLAEAPVVIIDEAHGAYTPSYTTILEWLGRGTRQRDKPLIGLTATPFRGRRDSAETERLLARFDDNRLDEGVFGDEHPQVRLQRDRVLARARLEILGGVSIDLSEKELDEFRKMGWLAKSAETRLGRNEDRTRTIVQSILSKPENWQIVVFAASVENAQTLATLLTLHGRPAASIDQDTGPEDRRVAIERFKSGELKVLTNYAVLSQGFDAPKTDAVYITRPTSSEVRYQQMVGRGLRGPKNGGTEEVLIVNMLDNIVEFGDSIVYQSLKDITEAEREEEPADVA, encoded by the coding sequence TTGGTCGACGAGTTTCGAGACAAATGTGTTCGGGTCTACAAAGAAGACCGCAACCGCGTCGAGGAGGATGCCGGCAAAGAGCGAGGCATAGCCGAGGGCGGATACGGGCGGAAACAAATTCAGGAGCTCGTCCAGAACTCGGCGGACGCGCTCCAAGGGGCCCCGGGCCGCATTCAGGTGAGCCTGACGAGCGATGCGCTGTACGTGGCCAACGAGGGCCATCCTTTCGAGGACGCGGGTGTGCGCGCGTTGCTCTACACACACTTGTCGAACAAAACTGGCGCCGAAATTGGCCGCTTCGGGCTGGGGTTCAAGTCGATCAGCGGAATCTCGGACAGCCCGCAGATATTCAGCCGCTCGGTGTCCTTCGAGTTCAGCCGGCGCCAATCGGCTGCTGAGCTTTCGAGGGAACTTGACCGCCACTACGAACCTTCGGAGGTTCCGGCACTGCGGCTGGCGTGGACGCTAAATCCGGCGGTCGAGTTCTTTGCAGACGCTGTCCTGGCAGATCTCGCTGCCTGGGCCGCGACGGTCGTCAAGGCGCCGTTGAAGAACGGTGTGGCAGCCCAACTGTCTGCCGAGATCGAAGAGTTCGACGAATCGTTCAATCTTTTTGCCCCTCATGTGCGGATCCTCGACCTCGTCGACGCTGTGACCGGTCGCGAGCGCCATTTCAAGGCAGCCAAAAGTGGAAACCGCGTCACGCTCACGACCGAGGACGGTGATCGACAATGGTTGGTCGTATCGACTGAGCACAAGCCGTCGCTCAAGGCGTTGGAATCGGCTGGTCATGCAGCCCGGCGCAACTCGGTGACGGTGAGTTGGGCACTGCCTTTGACGGGCCGGGTTGAGTTGGGCCAGTTGTCGGCCTTCTTCCCTGTCAAATCGGATCTGACCTTGAGTGGCCGGGTGAATGCCCCGTGGAAGTTGTCGGACGACCGCATCAATGTGATCGAATGTGAGTTCAATTATGAGATTTTGACCGAGGTCGTGCCGCAATTGGTGGTTGCCGCGCGCAAGGACCTGATCGCAGACGGCGCCTTCGGTCGGTACATCGACGTCCTGCCTGCGCGGGGCAAGGAGTCTCGCAGCTGGGCAGACAAGGTCGTGAATGAGCCTGTCTTTCAGGCTCTCAGGGATTCTCGGTGTCTGCCGGATCTCGATGGGCAGCTCCGCGCGCCCAGTGCGCTTCAGCGCATTCCAGACGATGTAGCGGAGCTCGCCGGTAGATGGTTGGCCGTGACCGGCAACCGGGGAGCGTGGGTTCATCCCGATTGCACCACCAGCACTGAGCGTCGTTCCAAGGTTGACCGACTGCTGCAGGACGACGACCGTATCAAGCAGCCGGGCCGTGTTCTTCATTGGCTGCAGTCGGTTGTGGCCGAACCACAAGCTGCCCGGTCTGGAGCCGCGATCGAGCTGGCTGCGGAGCTGGTGCGTAAAGGCGGCAACGTCGAGATGGACGTGCGGGACGCACGGATTGTATTGTTGGAGAACGGATCTCTTGCGCAACCCGTGCGCGGCCGATGCTTCTTGCGCACCAGCCCGGCGCAAACCGGCAGGTCCTTTGTCGCCGAGGCGGTGGCCCGGGGTGCCTCTACCGTGGATGCGCTCAAGCACCTCGGTATCACGGCGTACGAAGACGGTGGTGAGATGCTGCAGCTGCTCACCGAACTGAGGCATACCGGGAAGGTCGACTGGGACGAGCTGTGGATCGCGATGCGCGGCTCAGGTGTACAGCAGGTGCACGAGGCTTTCGACGGGGTGTTGGCCGGCAAAGCTGCGAAGGTGATCAGGGTGCGAAATGGTCACGGCCGCTGGGTGCTTCCTGAAGGCTTGTATTACGCAGGGGAGTGTCTCAAGCCGTTGAAGGAGGACGGCGCCTACCTGGTTGACGGCGACTATCACGCCGCCGACCACGAAATCCTGTATCTGCTGGGCGTAAGGTCTCGACCGTCGCGATCGGCGGCAGGATCGAGTGAAAAATGGGTCTCGCAATACCAGGGCGTGGTTCGTGAGCGACTCGGCGATGAGTTGGGGTTGGGCCTTCAGGCTCGACTGGGCATCGAGATAGCCGGTGTGGATGCAGTTCTCGGGCCGCTGGGGTGTTTGCCCGACCTCAGCGTTACGAACAGGCTGGCACTGAGCGCCGCGGTCATCAACGACGTCGAGGTTTCGCGGGTGCGAGTGACCCACCCGAACGTCCCCAAGACGGCGCGCTACGTCGCGCCGGAACTGTGGTGGGTCCGACAGCATGGAATGCTGCAAAGCTCGTTGGGGGCCGTGCCTGTCGCCGAAGCTTTCATCGCAGAGGTGCCAGGTGTGCCAGAGGGGCTGATTCCATGTGTGAGTCAGATGGTGCTCAGCTCCGATGCCGAACGGGTGTTGGGACTCAAGCGTGAGATGGCAGACCTCGACCCGTCCGGGTTCAGTTCGCTTGTGCAGATCCACGTCAAGCGAGATGACGTCCTGCGTGTCGGCCAGACCTACGCCTGGTGGTGCTGGACGCACCAGGAGGCCGAGCCGCCAGATCGGCTGTGGGTCTGGCGCGATGGTCAATGGATCGAGGAAGATCGGAAGGCCGTAGCGGTCGTCCACCGCAAAGAGTCGTACGACGAACTCGGCGAATTTGGCGTTGCCTGCGTACTCGTCGACAGCATCGAGGACGTCCACACCCTGAGTGAACTGTGGGGTTGCTTGGAGGGCCGCGACCTCCCGGTCACCTACTCGTACGAGACGAGTGCCGAACCTGAGCTTCTCATTGATGTTTTCCCGGTGCTGGACACGCTCCCAGGCGCGGATGAGCTCCAAGGTCTCGTCCTCCAAAAGTGTCTGTCCATCAGGAAGGTGGCCGCGGTGCCTGGACAACCGGCGGTGCAGGTGGTCTGCGACGCCGGCCGTGAATCGGACACGATTCTGGTGACGGGCACGACCGACCGGGAGATTTTGAAGCAAGCGCTCGAATGCCTGCTGTACGACAATTCCGACAGACGCGTCGACCTGTTGCTCAAAGATATGGAGCAACGCCGTAATTCGGCACGGATTCGAGCGATCAGGAACGCGTCCAGCGATGCTGAACGTCTCCTCATGTTCGCAGGGGAGGAGCGTCTGAGGACGCTGGTTCCGAAGGATGCGCTCACCTATCTGGTCAACGACGGCTTGCTGGAACCTCATGGCCTCGACCTTGCCGAGCTCTGCGTGACGATGCTGGGAGTCCGCGCATTGGAACGTGCATGCCGTGTGGATCCGAACGGGCTGCCTGTCCCCGCGCCGTCGACATGGGCGGGGTCGTTCAACACTCGAGCCTGGGTGAAACGACTCGGGTTCGGCGAGGAATGGGCGGGTCGGAAGGCGAGGCAGCGTAACAAGCCGACGGAATACATCGACGGGCCAACACAGCTCGATGAGCTCCACGACTACCAGCAGGTGGTCTCGCAGCGGCTCACTGACCTGCTGCGTGGGGTCGGGCCCAGGCGGGGAATCGTCTCACTTCCCACCGGCGCCGGGAAGACCCGAGTTGCGGTCCAGACCGTCATCCAGGCGATCCGCGACGGCAGCCTCGACGGATTGGCGCACGGAACCGCCTTCGCTGGGCCCATCCTGTGGTTGGCCGACGGAGAAGAACTCTGTGAGCAGGCGATCGATGCGTGGTCGTATCTGTGGCGCGCCCTCGGACGTCAGGACACCCAACTGATCCTCAGTCGATTCTGGGCGAACTACGACATGGAGGAGGAATTGGCAGGCGTGCAGGTCGTGGTGGCGACATGGCAGAAGATCAAGGCCTCCGCCGTCGACAACGTCGACTACGCCTGGTTGGCCGAAGCGCCGGTCGTCATCATCGACGAGGCGCACGGCGCGTACACGCCCTCCTACACCACGATCCTCGAATGGCTGGGCCGTGGCACGCGGCAACGCGACAAGCCCCTGATCGGCTTGACGGCCACACCATTTCGGGGACGTCGCGACAGTGCGGAAACCGAACGCCTCCTGGCACGATTCGACGACAACCGGCTGGATGAGGGGGTATTCGGGGATGAACACCCACAAGTGAGGTTGCAGCGGGACCGGGTTCTTGCTCGGGCGCGCCTGGAAATACTCGGCGGTGTGTCGATCGATCTGTCGGAGAAGGAACTCGACGAGTTCAGGAAGATGGGCTGGCTGGCAAAGAGCGCCGAAACTCGGCTCGGCCGGAATGAAGACCGTACGCGCACGATTGTCCAGTCGATCCTGAGCAAGCCCGAGAACTGGCAGATCGTCGTGTTCGCCGCCTCAGTCGAGAATGCTCAGACTTTGGCCACATTGCTGACGCTCCACGGTCGCCCGGCGGCCTCCATCGACCAGGACACCGGACCCGAGGATCGGCGTGTAGCGATCGAACGGTTCAAGTCGGGCGAACTCAAGGTGCTGACGAACTACGCCGTGCTGTCCCAAGGTTTCGACGCGCCCAAGACCGACGCCGTGTACATCACGCGCCCGACCAGCAGCGAGGTCCGCTACCAACAGATGGTGGGTCGCGGTCTTCGTGGTCCGAAAAACGGTGGTACCGAAGAAGTTCTGATCGTCAACATGCTGGACAACATCGTCGAGTTCGGCGACAGCATCGTGTACCAGAGCTTGAAGGACATCACGGAAGCAGAACGCGAAGAGGAGCCTGCCGATGTCGCATGA
- a CDS encoding helicase-related protein yields the protein MANLAEQYSFRDDLVDELIKDLVGPAEGPDEVITDLPLDRYIAGVLWPADDVLQEAAEPVSGEAEENDSGDSPISQALMRYPTSMGITFSVDLAKATSVQIAIEAAKYAPSGATGSGESSDQRSGRRNQKVKPDSWARNQQVVDPIEWDVATPGAKKVDVVPGLQLYVYSRVPKDGRVAVSVALRNTQVPPKGEFRDAYAWFQVGVEVRSPEKAIVDRSSYGVLSEDSDLRSAALLYRNARVFAIGHGCAATWDRGGASSHVGRVASTFVPRQEVYRAKPGGVSDAVNLRMSFLANATDGELAENLGQLVTEYREWIDRLSAAVESGEADVEDGLQDVAEEHVTRARTAAERIQNGIDLIVTDPVAGRAFRLANAAMQMQRARQDWVRNGAVGAVGDGTEQKWRPFQIAYILLNLPGLADADHDDRDIADLLWFPTGGGKTEAYLGLVAFTIIHRRLKDPEALGVAVIMRYTLRLLTIQQFERATMLLCSLERLRQRENDLGGRAFSIGLWVGQGATPNTLVEARKSLKALDQRQELNEKNPVQLTQCPWCGQDLNETHYSVTKGPEERLTIACGNSSCDFRDGLPAYVVDQDIYRMRPELVLGTVDKFAQMAWREDVRKLFARDGIGTPPSLIIQDELHLISGPLGSIVGLYEAAIDAACGRLTSEGLIKGRPKIIASTATIRRADRQIRAVFNRRAEQFPPPGIDPDQSFFAEPAPRHQEGTREYVGVMAPATSHATLMVRVYAAILQAAHDLSGSPETRDPYWTLLGYFNSLRVLGSANLQVQDDVKARLELVARRKRASPRSLRPAVELTSREPSANIPRILKSLERDVTSDSANDVVLATNMISVGVDIDRLGLMAVMGQPQSSAEYIQATSRVGRRHPGLVVTIFNAARSRDRSHYENFVPYHQALYRAVEATSATPFAARARDRALHGVLVSLTRLMVDALAGNEAAHKAADRYDEITQLAEYLGQRAQDVTDPEEAEDTKNQLGELLAVWDEAARSRPDMQYRNSRDYDDSLLVPSDVALTDDDIEYSTRETPWPTPQSMRDVDAESTLYQIPARKVPR from the coding sequence ATGGCGAATCTTGCCGAGCAATACAGTTTTCGCGACGATCTCGTCGACGAATTGATCAAGGATCTGGTCGGGCCTGCAGAGGGGCCGGACGAGGTCATCACAGACCTACCGCTGGACAGGTACATCGCCGGTGTTCTCTGGCCTGCAGACGATGTGCTGCAGGAGGCGGCAGAACCTGTCAGTGGCGAGGCCGAAGAGAACGATTCCGGCGACAGTCCGATCTCCCAGGCTCTGATGCGCTACCCAACCTCGATGGGAATTACGTTCTCCGTCGACCTGGCGAAGGCTACCTCGGTTCAAATCGCAATCGAGGCCGCCAAATACGCTCCATCGGGTGCCACGGGCAGTGGTGAGTCGTCCGATCAACGGTCGGGGCGGCGCAATCAGAAGGTGAAACCGGACTCGTGGGCTCGCAACCAACAAGTCGTCGACCCCATCGAGTGGGACGTCGCGACGCCGGGCGCGAAGAAGGTCGACGTCGTGCCGGGACTCCAGCTGTACGTCTACAGCCGTGTGCCGAAAGACGGCCGCGTGGCGGTGTCGGTGGCGCTGCGTAACACGCAGGTGCCTCCCAAGGGAGAATTCCGCGACGCATATGCCTGGTTTCAGGTCGGAGTGGAGGTCCGGTCGCCCGAGAAGGCCATCGTCGACCGGTCCTCGTACGGTGTCCTTAGCGAGGATTCTGACCTGCGTTCGGCAGCCTTGTTGTACCGCAACGCGCGGGTCTTCGCGATCGGCCACGGCTGTGCCGCCACCTGGGATCGTGGAGGTGCGTCATCTCATGTCGGACGGGTGGCATCGACGTTTGTCCCTCGGCAAGAGGTTTACAGGGCGAAACCTGGTGGCGTCAGCGACGCTGTCAACCTGCGGATGTCGTTCCTGGCTAACGCCACTGACGGAGAGTTGGCGGAGAACCTCGGTCAGCTGGTCACCGAGTACCGCGAGTGGATCGACCGGTTGAGTGCAGCTGTTGAGAGCGGCGAGGCGGATGTCGAGGACGGGCTGCAGGATGTTGCCGAGGAACATGTCACACGTGCCCGGACTGCGGCCGAACGCATACAGAACGGCATCGACTTGATCGTCACCGATCCCGTTGCAGGGCGTGCATTTCGGCTTGCGAACGCGGCGATGCAGATGCAGCGCGCACGTCAGGACTGGGTCCGCAATGGTGCTGTCGGAGCCGTCGGCGACGGTACCGAGCAAAAATGGCGACCCTTCCAGATCGCCTACATTCTGCTCAACCTTCCGGGCCTTGCTGATGCAGATCACGACGACCGGGACATCGCAGATCTCCTGTGGTTCCCCACCGGTGGTGGTAAGACGGAGGCCTACCTCGGACTGGTCGCCTTCACGATCATTCACCGCAGACTTAAGGATCCTGAAGCCCTCGGCGTGGCAGTCATCATGCGTTACACCCTCCGCCTGTTGACAATTCAACAATTCGAGCGTGCAACGATGTTGCTTTGCTCGCTGGAGCGGTTGCGGCAGCGTGAGAACGACCTTGGAGGCCGCGCGTTTTCGATCGGCCTGTGGGTCGGCCAAGGTGCAACGCCGAATACCTTGGTCGAGGCCCGCAAGTCGCTCAAGGCGCTCGACCAGCGCCAGGAGCTCAACGAGAAGAACCCGGTCCAGCTGACCCAGTGTCCCTGGTGCGGTCAAGACCTGAACGAAACCCATTATTCCGTGACGAAGGGTCCCGAAGAGAGGCTTACGATCGCATGCGGAAACAGCTCATGTGACTTCCGCGACGGCCTGCCGGCCTATGTCGTCGATCAGGACATCTACCGCATGCGCCCAGAGCTGGTCCTCGGCACCGTCGACAAGTTCGCGCAGATGGCCTGGCGCGAAGACGTGCGAAAGCTGTTCGCGCGGGATGGAATTGGAACTCCGCCCTCGCTGATCATCCAGGACGAGCTGCACCTGATCTCGGGGCCGCTCGGTTCGATCGTGGGACTGTACGAAGCCGCCATCGATGCGGCCTGCGGGCGACTGACCTCTGAAGGTCTGATCAAGGGCAGACCGAAGATCATCGCCTCGACCGCGACGATCCGCCGTGCCGATCGTCAGATCCGTGCCGTGTTCAACCGCCGTGCCGAGCAATTCCCGCCTCCCGGTATCGATCCCGATCAGTCGTTCTTCGCAGAACCTGCCCCGCGCCATCAAGAGGGCACGCGCGAGTACGTCGGGGTGATGGCCCCAGCAACCAGCCATGCGACCCTCATGGTTAGGGTCTATGCCGCGATTTTGCAGGCAGCTCATGATCTGTCGGGAAGTCCCGAGACCAGGGATCCGTACTGGACACTCCTCGGCTATTTCAACAGCCTCCGAGTGTTGGGCAGCGCTAATCTTCAAGTCCAGGATGACGTGAAGGCCCGGCTGGAGCTGGTTGCCCGTCGCAAGCGCGCATCCCCGCGGAGTCTGAGGCCTGCGGTGGAGTTGACCAGCCGAGAGCCCTCCGCCAATATTCCGCGAATACTGAAGAGCCTTGAGCGAGACGTCACTTCGGACTCGGCGAATGACGTAGTCCTCGCGACAAACATGATTTCGGTCGGTGTCGACATCGACCGCCTCGGGCTGATGGCGGTGATGGGTCAACCCCAATCGAGTGCCGAGTACATCCAGGCCACCAGCCGCGTCGGACGCCGGCATCCCGGTTTGGTTGTCACGATATTCAACGCTGCCCGTTCACGTGACAGGTCGCACTACGAGAACTTCGTCCCGTATCACCAGGCGCTGTACCGTGCGGTCGAAGCGACAAGTGCAACACCGTTCGCCGCTCGCGCGCGTGATCGTGCCCTGCACGGTGTGCTCGTCTCACTCACCCGGCTCATGGTGGACGCCCTGGCGGGCAATGAGGCTGCGCACAAGGCGGCCGATCGATACGACGAGATCACGCAACTGGCGGAGTACCTCGGGCAGCGAGCGCAGGACGTCACCGATCCGGAGGAAGCGGAGGACACCAAGAATCAGCTCGGCGAGCTGCTTGCGGTGTGGGACGAGGCTGCACGATCCCGCCCGGACATGCAATACAGGAACAGTCGCGACTATGACGATTCGCTACTCGTACCCTCCGATGTGGCGTTGACGGATGACGACATCGAATACTCCACCCGAGAGACGCCATGGCCGACCCCGCAGAGCATGCGGGACGTCGACGCCGAAAGCACGCTTTACCAAATACCCGCAAGGAAGGTGCCCCGATGA
- a CDS encoding UvrD-helicase domain-containing protein, with translation MSHDERHEIELNEQQLRVVEAAADARLLVIAGAGQGKTEVVASRINSLVSDEGLTASDEILVLSFSRAAVSAVRTRLDARDVAAANVRTFDSFASVLLMGAGIEPEGSFDARIRSATQLLSEADRAPDEVELLRHVVLDEVQDLVGDRADFVLAILRWLDQEAGITALGDPLQGVYDFQLEDSLSKTTFEDVFNSLKGSFGCETVGLGRNYRARGKYPKDVVALGDKLRTSVDGNKADDLLVDLVYELPYRGEIEDWFDLVTPGPGKKTAVLCTTNADVLRVSRFLNEKSVAHAVRRQAQDFGAARWIAGALGPLPGPKERRSEVEAALERMLAEHDVGEKWNELKSAEGRTRDFDSLDLHRLGSLVKARALPLTLTEPDLSSVIVSTIHRAKGLEFDSVFVVEPSWLPEDEDIWTRVRREYVALSRAREEIFTCRLPQSGPMIKADDRLGRFKEEAWSKKKRGATWTRALEFLYGDVETACPAASDTVDAQRIQQTLQTLDDVGMRVYAELDEAESTEELPSYLLVTQDLKPLGRTSIAFNHAFQKTFGWLKKRPTVIDGLSLVSVETVAGDYRESEKAGLGSSGSWLVPRITGLARPDLYAN, from the coding sequence ATGTCGCATGACGAACGGCACGAAATCGAACTCAACGAGCAACAGCTGCGAGTGGTGGAGGCGGCTGCCGACGCACGTCTGCTCGTGATCGCCGGGGCCGGGCAAGGGAAGACCGAAGTCGTCGCCAGCCGAATCAACAGCCTGGTGAGCGACGAGGGTCTGACGGCTTCCGACGAGATTCTCGTCCTGAGCTTTTCTCGTGCCGCGGTATCGGCAGTCAGGACCCGGCTGGATGCGAGAGATGTTGCAGCGGCAAATGTTCGGACGTTCGACTCATTTGCGAGCGTCTTGCTGATGGGAGCAGGTATCGAGCCCGAGGGCAGTTTCGACGCTCGCATCAGGAGCGCCACGCAATTGCTGAGCGAGGCCGACAGGGCGCCCGACGAGGTTGAACTCTTGCGCCACGTCGTCCTCGACGAGGTACAGGATCTTGTCGGAGACCGAGCCGATTTTGTCCTCGCGATCTTGAGATGGCTTGATCAAGAAGCAGGAATCACCGCCTTGGGGGACCCGTTGCAAGGCGTGTATGACTTCCAGCTGGAGGATTCACTCAGCAAGACGACGTTCGAGGACGTCTTCAACTCCCTCAAAGGATCCTTCGGTTGTGAAACCGTGGGCCTGGGCAGGAATTACCGGGCCAGGGGCAAGTATCCGAAAGACGTTGTCGCGCTGGGTGATAAGCTCCGTACCAGCGTCGACGGTAACAAAGCAGATGACCTACTGGTGGACCTGGTTTACGAACTGCCCTACCGCGGGGAGATCGAAGACTGGTTCGACCTTGTCACGCCGGGGCCCGGCAAGAAGACAGCCGTGCTGTGCACGACAAACGCAGACGTGCTTCGAGTGTCGCGATTTCTCAACGAGAAGTCCGTTGCACACGCTGTCCGCCGGCAGGCGCAGGATTTCGGTGCAGCACGGTGGATCGCCGGTGCGCTCGGTCCCCTGCCCGGTCCGAAGGAACGACGCTCGGAGGTCGAAGCTGCGCTGGAACGGATGCTCGCCGAACACGATGTGGGCGAGAAGTGGAATGAACTCAAGTCTGCCGAGGGGCGAACACGTGATTTCGACTCACTGGACCTTCACAGATTAGGCAGCCTGGTCAAGGCGCGGGCGTTGCCGCTCACCCTCACCGAGCCCGATCTCAGTTCGGTGATCGTGTCGACGATTCATCGGGCCAAGGGGCTGGAGTTCGACTCGGTCTTCGTCGTTGAACCCTCATGGTTGCCGGAGGACGAGGATATTTGGACAAGGGTGCGTCGTGAGTACGTGGCGTTGAGTCGAGCGCGCGAGGAAATCTTCACCTGCAGGTTGCCTCAATCCGGGCCGATGATCAAGGCCGACGACCGGCTCGGGCGCTTCAAAGAGGAGGCCTGGAGCAAGAAGAAGCGCGGGGCGACATGGACGAGAGCACTCGAGTTTCTGTACGGCGATGTTGAAACTGCCTGCCCTGCTGCGTCAGACACCGTCGATGCGCAACGCATCCAACAGACGCTGCAAACACTCGATGACGTCGGAATGAGGGTCTACGCAGAACTCGACGAGGCCGAGTCCACCGAGGAACTGCCGTCCTACTTGTTGGTCACACAAGACCTGAAGCCACTGGGGCGCACCAGCATTGCATTCAACCACGCCTTTCAGAAGACGTTCGGATGGTTGAAGAAACGTCCGACTGTAATCGATGGCCTCTCGCTGGTCTCGGTTGAGACGGTCGCGGGTGACTATCGCGAGTCGGAGAAGGCTGGCCTCGGAAGCTCGGGTTCCTGGCTGGTGCCACGAATAACGGGTCTGGCCCGCCCTGACTTGTACGCGAACTAG